In the Xanthobacteraceae bacterium genome, AGCTCTCGGTCGTGCAGACCCGTCAGGACTTCACCAAGAACCTGATCAACGTGCTGCAGATCGGCGCCGACAACCTGACGCTGGCCGACACCAACGAGGAAGGCGCGAACCTCCTCGCGCTGCAGACCCGTCAGTCGCTGTCCACCACGTCGCTGGCCATGGCCGCTCAGGCCGACCAGAACGTGCTGCGCCTCTTCGGCTAAGCCGGACAGGGAACCAAGAAAGAAACGGCGGGGCCTTGGCCCCGCCGTTTTGCTTTTGGGGAAGTTGAAAGGCGGCGCGCTTTCGCGCACGGTCCGGTGTTACGCGGCTACATTTGATTCGGAGGAGTAGGCGATGGGCCTCAAAGTCGAATTAAGGCCAGGCGAGCGGATCATTATCGGGGACTCGATCGTCACCAATGACGACCAGCGCACCCGCCTCATCATAGAAGGCGACGCCCCGATCCTTCGCGAGAAGGACATCATGACATCGGAGCAGGCCGACACACCCTGCAAGAAAATTTACATGGTGGTGCAGCTGATGTACCTGAGCCGCGACCCTGCGGTGCACCATGAGCTTTATTTCAGCCTGATGAAACAGACCCTCGAGGCCGCGCCGAGCACCAAGCCGTACTTCGACCGGATTAATAATCAGATATTAACCGGAAATGTTTATAAAGCGCTGAAAGAGACCCAGTCTCTTATCGAATACGAGAAGGATCTGCTCGCGAATGTATGACGCGA is a window encoding:
- the flbT gene encoding flagellar biosynthesis repressor FlbT, which gives rise to MGLKVELRPGERIIIGDSIVTNDDQRTRLIIEGDAPILREKDIMTSEQADTPCKKIYMVVQLMYLSRDPAVHHELYFSLMKQTLEAAPSTKPYFDRINNQILTGNVYKALKETQSLIEYEKDLLANV